The genomic segment tgtgtgtggatTTATCAGTCTGGTTTGTGTTCGTCTTCTGACTCATTCATCGTAGGTGTTTATTGGTAACACGGTTTGAGTTTACTTTGTCTAGTGTGGCAGCATTAAGCTTGAAAATGAATTTAGTCATGAATTACAACCTAATCAGATAGTACAGAATACTTTTAGTGACAATTTAAAAATTAATCAATTCATCACTGAAGAACAGCAGAGCTCATCATGCCAATATGAGTTGGTGCATTAAATACAGATGTAAGTTATATTACTGCTGTAACAGTAATTTCAAACGTGTCCCTGTTCAGGCTTGATAAATCTGTagagtttcttttctcttttctttaaagTAAAGTTAATGTTTAGGGGTTTGTGACTGAGCGTTGGATAAACCTTGTCCTCTAGACACAATTTTACAcatgacattttaaacaaattgaaaaaacaaGAGATTGATAAAGACATGGTACTACCAAACAGAAGTAGCACCATAGTGTCATATTCCAGGTTCCATATAGATAGAAGAGAATTTTCTTGGATTACAGACATGATGAGCAGTACAACATAGAAATACTTAAAACGTGCACTGCTCTGATACTGACAGCTTTTCTTGAGATAACGTTGAGACGTGAACGAAGATCAGAGCCACAACTCAGACTCAGTTTAGTTTCACCTGCTTCAACTTAACATTGGTTACTTAAGTAATCACCAGACTTTCTACCAAACTGCAGCATATCAGGCGTCACATCAAAGAATAACCTTGACACATATGATGAACCGGGTCATCtgatattttagtttgttataaAAGTTTGAAGTTAACATTGTTAAGATTTGTTGTCAATTATTTAAATCATCATTctctatttttcttcttttgtagaCAACAAGTGCATCATTGACTGTGAGGAATGTGGATTGCAGTTTACGGACTCGGAAGTGTTCAAGACTCACCTGCACCAGCATTCCctggaagatgaggaggaggaggatgaagctCTGAAACCAGACAACGGCAACCCTGCAGCCCAACTGCATCCTGGGAGAGAAATCAAATGTGAAAACcgagatgaagaagatgaagagatggaTGGTGCTGACAATGGGTGCGACACAAGCAGCTCATCAACCAAAAATTCGGACTTAGCTCAAAGTGCTGAAGAGGACTTGTCGATTAACAAAGGTCGAGACGGGTACTGCTGTGATTTCTGTGGGAAGCTTTACACGTACTTGTCTTCATACAAAAAACACCTCCTGCAGCATGACAAGAAGTCGTCTTTGTCAAAACCGGCTGTCCTGACTTTGAGTAAATACGAGTGCCCACACTGCGATATGTCGTTCCACAGGAGGACACGGCTACGCAGTCATCTGAAAGTTCACGCATTACGCAAACGTTCCAAAAGAGAATCTTACAGATGTGACCAGTGTAACAGGGTCTTCCTTTGTCCAAAATTAATGCTGCGTCACATGGATATCCACAAAAAGAAACCATTTTGGTGTTTGAGTTGTGCCATCGGCTTCACAGACGAATTGTCACTAGATAAACACCTGCAGAATCACAGTCGGAGGCAACACAAGTGTGACGTTTGCCAGAGGAGGTTCGAGATGTCCTCTGAGCTCATGAATCACTCCAAAAGCCACACTGGAGCTAAGCCGCACATGTGCTCATTGTGTGGGAAGGCTTTTTCCTTCAAGCCAAACCTAATAAGACATCAAAAGGAGCACGTTTGGAGTTTCTTCGGGTCAGGTGACAGTTCTCCCGATTTCAAGAATTCTGAAATGAAGAGACCCGCTCCCAGCAGTGGCACAGGGGAGCGGGACAAAATTGCGCACCAAAATGAAACTCAGAAGCCATGTGAGGATAGTGATGAGGCTAGCTCTGAAGAGTCAGACTGCGGAGAGCCTTTACATTACTTATCTGGCACGGCTGATCCACTCGATTGGTCGAACACAGATAGTGTGCAACCACAGGAGGGACAAGAGACAAATGTGCACAGAGAGCATAAATACTGGGAATGGGAGTGTGTGGAATGTGACATGGGCTTTGATGATGTGGCAGAGCTGCATTCGCATTATGTAAAACATGCTACAGGGGAGCTGCCGTTTCCACAGTTTGATGTTTAGGGATGAAGTCTCACCGGGCCCTTTATTTTCTCACTCCTGATAATCTGACACCGGGGTAGTTATTTGCTTTTCCatacatttaatttgatcatttaATAATTTGAGTTAAGACGGAACGTCTCCTGTAAAAATGTCTACTATGATTTGAATTTGTAAGCTCTAATtgtcacacactgtcactgtgatACTCTACGTTAACAGCAAATATCCATGGGGAGATTAACTGATTATCTACAACAACCTCAGCTGTCTGATGCTATGAAATTATGTGGCAGGTTTTCAGTGTATATTTTTGATATGTAGACTGATGAAAACTGATAAACTAAAAGCTAAACGTTGTGTTAGAGAGTTAGAACATATAAAACTGTTGTAAAGCTACCACCTTtttctaaaatgaaataaattggAATATATATGCAGATTTTCCGCCTGTGCCTTCATATTCAGAGGTAAAACAATAGATTTTTGAGTGCTGTTCATAATAAACTGAATGTCCTAACTAACTGTCCCATTGTACTAGTGACATATTTGGGAGATGTATGATTAGATTAATTTTGAGATgaggacatttcctgttgcacCTCACAACGAATAAAAATGACTGATAGAGACAGACTGCGATGCAACGATACATT from the Limanda limanda chromosome 11, fLimLim1.1, whole genome shotgun sequence genome contains:
- the si:ch211-261d7.6 gene encoding zinc finger protein 184 isoform X3, coding for MEGAAASVETTTEEEAGNNPPDGHRASENDVQPPTEDTAADNNKCIIDCEECGLQFTDSEVFKTHLHQHSLEDEEEEDEALKPDNGNPAAQLHPGREIKCENRDEEDEEMDGADNGCDTSSSSTKNSDLAQSAEEDLSINKGRDGYCCDFCGKLYTYLSSYKKHLLQHDKKSSLSKPAVLTLSKYECPHCDMSFHRRTRLRSHLKVHALRKRSKRESYRCDQCNRVFLCPKLMLRHMDIHKKKPFWCLSCAIGFTDELSLDKHLQNHSRRQHKCDVCQRRFEMSSELMNHSKSHTGAKPHMCSLCGKAFSFKPNLIRHQKEHVWSFFGSGDSSPDFKNSEMKRPAPSSGTGERDKIAHQNETQKPCEDSDEASSEESDCGEPLHYLSGTADPLDWSNTDSVQPQEGQETNVHREHKYWEWECVECDMGFDDVAELHSHYVKHATGELPFPQFDV